The Streptomyces sp. NBC_01353 genome contains a region encoding:
- a CDS encoding FUSC family protein, which yields MGANGADGGPGAKGSSRSSGLLRLPDAYVGAARRSLRVTLAAGAGFYLFLYGFEQPVAATYALFSAVSLAGLSHIPGTGRQRAVVLVKLLPVAWVLVAVGTFLAVRNWSAVAGMLVIGFALAFVAVGGPRPAGAAPGLQLLYILPSFPPYAPETIDERLAGTTVGILLLILAETFVLPEPPTVPYRELAARAAVTAERCAGELARAPFALSPTTAEAAGAAAEALRPTQVPEAERPAGAGVRSRGLTHTGLSARTLLNRLARLPAVPAGRAPEDAGLDLLRAVGRSAAESAALLRGAPGAGASDPGPARARALLAAVPSRSADPATLRRRADLLEVADAALALSTAAGLAVRGRLVDGAELPAGRFWYARMRAPQLWWRRLVGNAGSRSVFFQNAVRISLALAAARAIAGLDTLPHGFWALLATLTLTRTTLGATWGSVRQAITGTLIGALCTAGLLALIGTDTTVYAAMLLPLLLITFTVGPVKGVGWAQAFFALVVSLVFAQLAPTTWRLAEVRLLDVLIGSAIGAVFGLLAWPRGAQTEVRRSSTVLLRTAAEAVVATASTIAAGGVRDPGKPPVSSSLRHALVLAETAFAQFQSEPRGPVAGESGSAQPPGDGRRPVDWQAALLTGHHTLWGAERLLSAPPTVPAEGSAGPVVVAPLEPAVAAALTRLGDRVAGRMLLLSAVLDPMGDAPPTPAPGAPSTAGDASETAPAEAPGRFYAVEAWLEALLQDLERIDRSSHAP from the coding sequence ATGGGTGCCAACGGTGCCGACGGCGGCCCGGGCGCCAAAGGGTCGAGCCGGTCGAGCGGTCTGCTCCGGCTGCCCGACGCCTATGTGGGCGCGGCCCGCCGCTCGCTGCGCGTCACGCTGGCCGCGGGGGCCGGGTTCTACCTGTTCCTGTACGGGTTCGAGCAACCCGTCGCGGCCACGTACGCGCTCTTCTCCGCCGTGTCTCTGGCCGGTCTCTCGCACATCCCGGGGACCGGGCGGCAGCGGGCCGTCGTCCTGGTGAAGCTGCTTCCGGTCGCCTGGGTGCTGGTCGCGGTGGGCACCTTCCTGGCCGTACGGAACTGGAGTGCGGTGGCCGGCATGCTGGTCATCGGCTTCGCGCTGGCCTTCGTCGCCGTGGGCGGGCCACGCCCGGCGGGCGCGGCGCCGGGGCTCCAGCTGTTGTACATCCTGCCGTCGTTCCCGCCGTACGCCCCCGAAACCATCGACGAGCGGTTGGCCGGGACCACCGTCGGGATCCTCCTGCTGATCCTCGCCGAGACCTTCGTCCTTCCCGAGCCGCCGACCGTGCCGTACCGGGAACTCGCCGCCCGCGCGGCGGTCACCGCAGAACGCTGCGCCGGGGAGCTGGCCCGCGCGCCGTTCGCACTGTCGCCGACGACCGCGGAGGCGGCCGGAGCGGCGGCCGAGGCGCTGCGGCCCACGCAGGTTCCGGAGGCGGAGCGGCCGGCCGGAGCCGGGGTCCGCTCCCGGGGCCTGACCCACACCGGCCTCTCGGCACGGACGCTCCTCAACCGACTGGCACGGCTCCCCGCCGTACCGGCAGGCCGGGCTCCGGAGGACGCGGGCCTGGACCTGCTGCGCGCCGTCGGGCGGTCCGCGGCGGAAAGCGCCGCGCTGCTGCGCGGCGCCCCCGGAGCGGGGGCGTCGGACCCCGGACCGGCCCGGGCGCGGGCGCTGCTTGCCGCCGTACCGAGCCGGTCGGCGGACCCCGCGACGCTGCGCCGCCGTGCGGACCTGCTGGAAGTCGCGGACGCCGCGCTGGCGCTCTCCACGGCCGCCGGACTGGCGGTACGGGGGCGGCTCGTCGACGGGGCCGAACTGCCCGCCGGCCGGTTCTGGTACGCGCGAATGCGGGCGCCGCAGCTGTGGTGGCGGCGGCTCGTGGGAAACGCCGGGAGCCGATCGGTGTTCTTCCAGAACGCGGTGCGGATCAGTCTGGCGCTGGCTGCCGCCCGTGCCATCGCCGGGCTGGACACGCTGCCGCACGGCTTCTGGGCCCTCCTGGCCACGCTGACGCTGACCCGCACGACCCTGGGCGCGACCTGGGGCAGCGTCCGCCAGGCGATCACCGGGACCCTGATCGGAGCCCTGTGCACGGCGGGGCTGCTCGCCCTCATCGGGACGGACACCACGGTGTACGCGGCCATGCTGCTTCCGCTGCTGCTGATCACCTTCACGGTGGGGCCGGTGAAAGGCGTCGGCTGGGCCCAGGCGTTCTTCGCACTGGTGGTCTCCCTGGTGTTCGCCCAGCTGGCGCCGACCACCTGGCGGCTGGCCGAGGTCCGGCTCCTCGACGTGCTGATCGGGAGTGCGATCGGCGCCGTCTTCGGCCTGCTGGCCTGGCCGCGGGGCGCGCAGACCGAGGTACGGCGCTCGAGCACGGTGCTGCTGCGCACCGCCGCCGAGGCCGTGGTCGCCACGGCCTCGACGATAGCGGCCGGAGGGGTACGGGATCCGGGCAAGCCACCCGTGAGCAGCTCGCTCCGGCACGCGCTCGTCCTGGCCGAGACGGCCTTCGCGCAGTTCCAGAGCGAACCGCGGGGCCCGGTGGCGGGGGAGTCCGGATCCGCACAGCCGCCCGGTGACGGGCGGCGGCCGGTCGACTGGCAGGCGGCACTGCTGACCGGGCACCACACGCTGTGGGGCGCGGAGCGGCTGCTGTCGGCGCCGCCGACCGTACCGGCGGAGGGATCGGCGGGGCCCGTCGTCGTAGCGCCGCTGGAGCCCGCGGTGGCCGCCGCGCTGACCCGGCTCGGGGACCGGGTGGCGGGGCGGATGCTGCTGCTCTCCGCAGTCCTGGACCCGATGGGGGACGCCCCACCGACCCCGGCGCCCGGCGCGCCGTCCACGGCAGGGGACGCGTCGGAAACCGCACCTGCCGAGGCGCCGGGCCGCTTCTACGCGGTGGAGGCCTGGCTGGAGGCGCTGCTCCAGGACCTGGAACGGATCGACCGTTCCTCGCACGCTCCATGA
- a CDS encoding SDR family oxidoreductase translates to MADQRVYLVTGGGTGIGAATARLLRAAGHHVVISGRRPEPLHLVAEETGALAVPSDVADPDAVRALVDTAFAAHGRLDGLVLNAGIGRGGAVGEVTLEDWDAVMRTNLTGPFHLLRAALPHLLDARGAVVAVASVSALRNGVGNAAYATSKAALLQLCRSLAVDYGAAGLRANTVCPSWVRTDMADRRMNRFAEEAGLEEGGTEAAYEEVTRVLPVGRPGEPREVAEAVAWLLSPASSFVNGAVLTVDGGVTALDPGTLAFDFHIEPRTPSA, encoded by the coding sequence ATGGCGGACCAGCGCGTGTACCTCGTGACCGGTGGCGGGACGGGCATCGGGGCCGCGACCGCCCGGCTGCTGCGCGCGGCGGGTCACCATGTGGTGATCTCCGGGCGCCGGCCCGAACCCCTGCACCTTGTCGCGGAGGAGACCGGAGCCCTTGCCGTCCCGTCCGACGTCGCCGACCCCGACGCGGTACGGGCACTCGTCGACACGGCCTTCGCCGCGCACGGCCGCCTCGACGGACTCGTCCTCAACGCCGGTATCGGGCGCGGCGGAGCCGTGGGAGAGGTGACGCTGGAGGACTGGGACGCGGTCATGCGGACCAACCTCACCGGCCCGTTCCATCTGCTGCGCGCCGCGCTCCCGCATCTGCTCGACGCCCGGGGCGCCGTGGTCGCGGTGGCCTCGGTGTCCGCGCTGCGCAACGGCGTGGGCAATGCCGCCTACGCCACGTCCAAGGCCGCGCTGCTCCAGCTCTGCCGCTCGCTCGCGGTCGACTACGGGGCCGCGGGGCTGCGCGCCAACACCGTGTGCCCGAGCTGGGTGCGCACCGACATGGCGGACCGCCGGATGAACCGGTTCGCCGAGGAGGCGGGGCTGGAGGAGGGCGGGACCGAGGCGGCGTACGAGGAGGTCACCCGCGTCCTCCCCGTCGGGCGTCCGGGCGAGCCGCGCGAGGTCGCCGAGGCCGTCGCCTGGTTGCTCTCGCCCGCTTCCTCGTTCGTCAACGGAGCGGTGCTCACCGTCGACGGCGGTGTGACCGCCCTCGACCCCGGCACGCTCGCCTTCGACTTCCACATCGAGCCCCGGACGCCGAGCGCCTGA
- a CDS encoding MurR/RpiR family transcriptional regulator — translation MPSGQQARAQAAAITPGRRSSEAAAEAASPAERVRSLFGSHRLSPAQRRIAQFLIDHLTEAAFLSITELAERVGVSQPSVTRFASSLGFSGYPALREALQPIALSAAAGAPGEGEEKLRNELQSAVDAEIENLTALRRVLADPDQILEIGRELARSVPLTVLGLRISVSLAEYFAYAARRIHPDVRVVTRGGTVAYDGLLQAREAGGTWVLAFAMPRHANETLAVVRAARGVGLRVALITDLALGPLVDEADVVFAAGTGSRLVFDSYAAPGVLSAALLQAMADADPERTQTRLEKYEQAADQHHFFLDD, via the coding sequence GTGCCATCTGGGCAGCAGGCGCGCGCACAGGCAGCCGCGATCACACCGGGCAGGCGCTCGTCGGAGGCGGCGGCCGAGGCGGCCTCGCCCGCCGAGCGGGTGCGGTCGCTGTTCGGCAGCCACCGGCTCTCTCCCGCGCAGCGCCGCATCGCCCAGTTCCTGATCGACCACCTCACCGAGGCCGCGTTCCTGTCGATCACCGAGCTCGCGGAGCGTGTGGGGGTCAGCCAGCCGTCCGTGACCCGCTTCGCCTCGTCGCTGGGGTTCAGCGGATACCCCGCGCTCCGGGAGGCCCTTCAGCCCATCGCGCTCAGTGCCGCCGCCGGCGCCCCGGGCGAGGGGGAGGAGAAGCTCCGTAACGAACTCCAGTCGGCCGTCGACGCCGAGATCGAGAACCTGACGGCCCTGCGGCGGGTGCTCGCCGACCCCGACCAGATCCTCGAGATCGGCCGTGAGCTGGCCCGATCCGTCCCTCTCACGGTCCTCGGCCTGCGGATCTCGGTCTCCCTCGCCGAGTATTTCGCCTACGCGGCGCGGCGCATCCACCCCGACGTACGGGTGGTGACGCGGGGCGGCACGGTCGCCTACGACGGACTGCTCCAGGCCCGCGAGGCGGGCGGGACATGGGTGCTGGCCTTCGCGATGCCCCGGCACGCCAACGAGACCCTCGCCGTCGTCCGGGCCGCTCGCGGCGTCGGTCTGCGCGTCGCGCTGATCACCGACCTCGCGCTCGGGCCGCTCGTCGACGAGGCCGACGTTGTGTTCGCCGCCGGCACCGGGTCACGGCTCGTCTTCGACTCGTACGCGGCGCCCGGAGTGCTGTCCGCGGCACTCCTTCAAGCCATGGCGGACGCGGACCCGGAGCGCACGCAGACCCGTCTCGAGAAGTACGAGCAGGCGGCTGACCAGCATCATTTCTTCCTGGACGACTGA
- a CDS encoding SLC13 family permease: protein MAESLSLALLLGVLAFAVVRPRGLPEAVAAMPAAALLVGCGLVSPQVAWDQVRDLLPVVGFLAVVLVLAQLCADDGLFRAAGDAVARRCGRSPKSLLGGVFVVAAVITAGLSLDATVVLLTPVVFATAARLGTGAGPHVHATAHLANSASLLLPVSNLTNLLAFTASGLSFTRFAALMVLPWLAAIAVEYAAFRRFFRTELAKTLDPPVEAERPAPVPRFTLWVLGLTLAGFAATSFTGASPAWAALAGTLVLGVRALRRRTITLRRLGASAATGFCAFVLALGIVVRAVVDHGLGDALAHALPDGDGLLPLLAIAAVAALLANLINNLPATLALLPLAAPAGPGPVLAVLIGVNIGPNLTYVGSLATLLWRRILQEHDDRVSLGEFTRLGLLSTPAALVAATAALWASLQVVGP from the coding sequence GTGGCCGAGTCGCTGTCCCTTGCCCTGCTGCTCGGAGTGCTTGCCTTCGCTGTCGTACGGCCCCGGGGGCTGCCGGAGGCCGTGGCCGCGATGCCTGCGGCCGCCCTGCTCGTGGGGTGCGGCCTGGTGTCGCCCCAGGTCGCGTGGGACCAGGTGCGGGACCTGCTTCCCGTGGTGGGGTTCCTCGCCGTCGTCCTGGTGCTCGCGCAGCTCTGTGCCGACGACGGGCTGTTTCGGGCCGCCGGTGACGCGGTGGCCCGAAGATGCGGGCGCAGCCCGAAGTCCCTGCTGGGCGGGGTGTTCGTGGTGGCCGCCGTGATCACGGCCGGCCTGAGCCTGGACGCGACGGTGGTGCTGCTGACCCCGGTGGTCTTCGCCACCGCCGCCCGCCTGGGCACCGGAGCGGGGCCCCATGTCCACGCGACCGCCCACCTGGCGAACTCGGCCTCCCTGCTCCTGCCGGTCTCCAACCTCACCAATCTGCTGGCGTTCACCGCGAGCGGCCTGTCCTTCACCCGGTTCGCCGCACTGATGGTGCTGCCGTGGCTGGCCGCGATCGCAGTCGAGTACGCCGCCTTCCGCCGCTTCTTCCGCACCGAACTGGCCAAGACCCTGGACCCGCCGGTCGAAGCCGAGCGACCGGCGCCGGTACCCCGGTTCACACTGTGGGTCCTCGGTCTGACCCTCGCCGGGTTCGCCGCCACCTCCTTCACCGGCGCGAGCCCGGCCTGGGCAGCGCTCGCCGGAACGCTGGTCCTCGGCGTACGGGCCCTGCGCCGGCGCACGATCACCCTGCGCAGGCTCGGCGCGTCGGCGGCGACTGGGTTCTGCGCCTTCGTGCTGGCCCTGGGCATCGTGGTCCGGGCGGTCGTGGACCACGGCCTCGGCGACGCGCTCGCCCACGCCCTGCCGGACGGCGACGGACTTCTGCCGCTGCTCGCGATCGCGGCGGTCGCCGCACTCCTCGCGAATCTGATCAACAACCTGCCCGCGACACTCGCCCTGCTCCCGCTCGCCGCGCCCGCAGGGCCGGGCCCGGTCCTGGCGGTGCTGATCGGTGTGAACATCGGCCCCAACCTCACCTACGTCGGCTCGCTTGCCACCCTGCTGTGGCGGCGCATCCTCCAGGAGCACGACGACCGGGTGTCCTTGGGCGAGTTCACCCGCCTCGGCCTTCTGAGCACACCGGCCGCCCTGGTCGCCGCCACGGCCGCACTGTGGGCCTCCCTCCAGGTCGTCGGTCCCTGA
- a CDS encoding MFS transporter produces MSAAVSAPRPATGTPPGQVPALWLALLAAPIATGANAPVLILPDIAHSLAVSTTQATWMVTAFAWAMTVGTPLAAALVRHRGLRAALVTGAITALAGTVVVAAAPWFPLALLGRAAQAAGGAGLVAVAMNLAGSTRRMGAITAGFGVLGAVGPLLGSVLADAAGWRTSLALSALALLAAPAIRRHTGSSAPERSPHTAPFDAVGAGLVVAVVSGLVLIPTAPLAGGLTAAAALVPLGLHIRRRPGGFVPAAVLRSRTFLGSALLAFAFSTSYFILLFALPRLTQRRTGWSVEAIGTGQLVALFTGSALSWLLASAAVRLGHRKVLTLLVAVGTAAPLIAAFATWGPALLLAAAGAVFVATGSNAVLSVRASQPAPAAQRPAAIGLFVLFYQLGGAIGPALAALLVLA; encoded by the coding sequence ATGTCCGCCGCCGTATCCGCACCGCGTCCCGCCACCGGGACACCTCCCGGCCAGGTCCCGGCCCTCTGGCTGGCGCTCCTCGCCGCACCCATCGCCACGGGAGCCAACGCCCCGGTCCTCATCCTTCCCGACATCGCCCACTCACTGGCGGTCTCCACCACGCAGGCGACGTGGATGGTCACCGCCTTCGCCTGGGCCATGACGGTCGGAACACCCCTGGCCGCGGCCCTCGTCCGGCACCGGGGCCTGCGGGCGGCCCTCGTCACCGGCGCGATCACCGCCCTCGCCGGCACCGTCGTCGTCGCGGCCGCGCCCTGGTTCCCGCTGGCACTGCTCGGCAGGGCCGCGCAGGCCGCGGGCGGCGCGGGGCTGGTGGCCGTGGCGATGAACCTCGCCGGTTCCACCCGGCGCATGGGGGCGATCACCGCCGGATTCGGGGTCCTGGGCGCCGTAGGGCCGCTCCTCGGCTCCGTTCTCGCCGACGCGGCCGGCTGGCGGACCTCGCTCGCCCTCTCCGCCCTCGCCCTCCTCGCGGCGCCCGCGATCCGGCGTCACACCGGGAGCTCCGCACCCGAACGTTCTCCGCACACCGCGCCGTTCGACGCCGTCGGGGCCGGGCTGGTCGTGGCGGTCGTGTCCGGGCTCGTCCTGATCCCCACCGCTCCCCTCGCGGGCGGTCTCACCGCCGCGGCCGCGCTCGTCCCGCTCGGGCTCCACATACGGCGCCGTCCGGGCGGGTTCGTGCCCGCCGCCGTACTGCGCTCGCGTACCTTCCTCGGCTCCGCCCTGCTCGCCTTCGCGTTCTCCACCTCCTACTTCATCCTTCTGTTCGCCCTCCCCCGGCTCACGCAGCGGCGAACGGGCTGGAGCGTCGAGGCCATCGGCACGGGCCAGCTGGTCGCACTCTTCACCGGATCCGCCCTCTCCTGGCTGCTCGCCTCCGCGGCGGTGCGCCTCGGCCACCGCAAAGTGCTCACCCTCCTCGTCGCGGTCGGCACGGCCGCACCCCTCATCGCCGCCTTCGCCACCTGGGGGCCGGCGCTCCTCCTTGCCGCCGCGGGCGCCGTGTTCGTCGCCACCGGCAGCAACGCCGTCCTGTCCGTACGCGCCTCCCAGCCCGCCCCGGCAGCACAACGACCGGCAGCGATCGGCCTGTTCGTCCTCTTCTACCAACTCGGCGGAGCCATCGGCCCGGCACTCGCCGCACTCCTCGTCCTGGCCTGA
- a CDS encoding MarR family transcriptional regulator yields MGDVERGGADVDAVDGIIGQWVEERPDLTEALWPVEVLGRLQRLGVVLEKEFRAFAAERNLELGEFDVLSTLQRSGPPYELTAGAFRKASMVTSGAITNRIDRMEAKGLVERIRDTEDRRSVKIRLTDRGHEITRAYMKDHLLNEARMLEIFDREECDELAGKLRRLLLSLGDTSIG; encoded by the coding sequence ATGGGCGACGTGGAGCGCGGCGGAGCAGACGTCGACGCCGTGGACGGCATCATCGGGCAGTGGGTCGAGGAGCGTCCCGACCTGACCGAGGCGCTCTGGCCCGTGGAGGTGCTCGGTCGGCTCCAGCGTCTCGGCGTGGTGCTGGAGAAGGAGTTCCGCGCCTTCGCCGCCGAACGCAACCTGGAACTGGGCGAGTTCGACGTCCTCAGCACGCTGCAGCGGTCGGGGCCTCCGTACGAACTGACCGCCGGAGCCTTCCGTAAGGCGTCCATGGTCACCTCCGGAGCGATCACCAACCGCATCGACCGCATGGAGGCCAAGGGTCTTGTCGAGCGGATCCGGGACACCGAGGACCGCCGCTCGGTGAAGATCCGTCTCACCGACCGCGGCCACGAGATCACCCGCGCCTATATGAAGGACCACCTCCTCAACGAGGCGCGCATGTTGGAGATCTTCGACCGGGAGGAGTGCGACGAGCTGGCGGGGAAGCTGAGGCGCCTGCTGCTCTCTCTCGGGGACACGTCGATCGGCTGA
- a CDS encoding DM13 domain-containing protein, with translation MGREGRRRGPLVAGAVIVAIAMAAVGLYWFQPWKLWQDETVREALPTTAPDAGAQAPSSSAPEGPRTVAQGNLISHEHATTGTVKLIRLPDGTHTVRLEGLETSNGPDLRVWLTDAPVKEGVAGWRVFDDGKYVSLGKLKGNKGDQNYAVPAGVDPSGFGSVTIWCDRFDVSFGAARLA, from the coding sequence ATGGGTCGAGAAGGTCGACGACGGGGACCTCTGGTGGCAGGTGCGGTGATCGTGGCGATCGCGATGGCGGCCGTCGGGCTCTACTGGTTCCAGCCCTGGAAGCTGTGGCAGGACGAGACCGTGCGCGAAGCCCTCCCGACGACGGCCCCCGATGCGGGGGCGCAGGCTCCGTCATCCTCCGCGCCGGAAGGGCCGCGGACGGTCGCGCAGGGGAACCTGATCAGTCATGAGCACGCGACCACGGGCACGGTGAAGCTCATCCGTCTGCCCGACGGCACCCACACCGTGCGTCTTGAGGGTCTGGAGACCAGTAACGGTCCGGATCTGCGTGTCTGGCTGACCGACGCGCCCGTCAAGGAGGGTGTGGCCGGCTGGCGCGTCTTCGACGACGGGAAGTACGTCAGCCTCGGCAAACTGAAAGGCAACAAGGGCGACCAGAACTACGCCGTCCCGGCGGGGGTCGATCCGTCCGGCTTCGGCAGCGTCACCATCTGGTGCGACCGCTTCGACGTCTCGTTCGGTGCCGCGCGGCTCGCTTAG
- a CDS encoding class E sortase codes for MDRARSTRRAIAATVVAVLAALVGCSAAGGGGDATSTSVTSGPAPGTTPVVSVPTSPTVTVTPSSQAPEPDPSKRSQNAEMAIPSIGVHDLTVVPYEGTTDDPAGTRIQDRGVAASPYGKRGGVGPGEIGNYLVTAHRLSAGGPMHDLPAVDVGDKVLVTFGDTVYEYTITETRTTSFRSAASLAEQRAAVPGEPGEKPTRAMITLSTCATPEDNAAGNFWRDAQGNPEHRIDKIGVLSATRPA; via the coding sequence ATGGACAGAGCCCGAAGCACCCGCCGCGCCATAGCCGCGACCGTCGTCGCCGTGCTTGCCGCGCTCGTCGGCTGTTCGGCAGCCGGGGGCGGCGGGGATGCGACCAGTACGTCCGTCACGTCCGGACCTGCCCCTGGCACGACACCCGTGGTCTCCGTGCCCACCTCGCCGACGGTGACCGTGACTCCCTCGTCGCAGGCACCCGAGCCGGACCCCAGCAAGCGGTCCCAGAACGCCGAGATGGCCATACCGTCGATCGGGGTCCACGACCTGACCGTCGTGCCGTACGAGGGGACCACCGACGACCCGGCCGGGACCCGGATACAGGATCGTGGCGTGGCCGCCAGCCCGTACGGGAAGCGGGGTGGCGTCGGCCCGGGCGAGATCGGGAACTATCTCGTGACCGCGCACCGGCTCTCCGCCGGCGGACCCATGCACGACCTGCCCGCGGTCGACGTGGGCGACAAGGTCCTCGTCACCTTCGGGGACACCGTCTACGAGTACACGATCACCGAGACGCGGACGACGTCCTTCCGCTCCGCCGCCTCCCTCGCCGAGCAGCGGGCCGCGGTCCCCGGTGAGCCGGGCGAGAAGCCCACCCGCGCCATGATCACCCTCTCCACCTGCGCGACGCCGGAGGACAACGCGGCGGGCAACTTCTGGCGTGACGCCCAGGGCAACCCGGAGCACCGCATCGACAAGATAGGCGTCCTGTCGGCGACCCGGCCCGCCTGA